In Pectinophora gossypiella chromosome 17, ilPecGoss1.1, whole genome shotgun sequence, one DNA window encodes the following:
- the LOC126374474 gene encoding ninjurin-1 isoform X1, which translates to MASILPAGLRNGVKGLDANRYATKKTVAQGMLDIALLTSNASQLKYVLQVGPKHEFYMLLVVLISISIVLQASAGVLALIISSLDDEHNQKQKKISDWLYHTSVGLMTGVVFCDVIKMTFGLDPALSEQDYHGNASSSFYEHFFVNKQ; encoded by the exons ATGGCTTCGATTTTGCCTGCGGGACTCAGAAATGGG GTCAAGGGCCTCGACGCGAATCGCTATGCAACCAAGAAAACTGTCGCCCAGGGCATGTTGGACATAGCCCTGCTGACTTCCAACGCATCTCAGTTGAAATACGTGCTCCAAGTGGGTCCCAAACATGAGTTCTACATGTTACTCGTGGTACTCATCTCAATATCCATTGTTTTACAG GCGAGTGCGGGCGTGTTAGCCCTTATCATTTCGTCTCTCGATGATGAGCATAACCAGAAACAAAAGAAGATATCTGACTGGCTGTACCACACCTCTGTTGGTCTTATGACTGGCGTGGtcttctgtgacgtcatcaaaatgACATTCGGTCTTGACCCTGCGCTCTCGGAACAAGACTACCATGGAAACGCAAGTTCCAGTTTCTATGAACATTTCTTTGTTAATAAGCAATAA
- the LOC126374474 gene encoding ninjurin-2 isoform X2, whose protein sequence is MASILPAGLRNGVKGLDANRYATKKTVAQGMLDIALLTSNASQLKYVLQVGPKHEFYMLLVVLISISIVLQIVSAIVAVVLSFIFNINRQPDQRKAEILNNVSLMFKIISITLNTIISIFYSIQIDHFENLVQPMQVS, encoded by the exons ATGGCTTCGATTTTGCCTGCGGGACTCAGAAATGGG GTCAAGGGCCTCGACGCGAATCGCTATGCAACCAAGAAAACTGTCGCCCAGGGCATGTTGGACATAGCCCTGCTGACTTCCAACGCATCTCAGTTGAAATACGTGCTCCAAGTGGGTCCCAAACATGAGTTCTACATGTTACTCGTGGTACTCATCTCAATATCCATTGTTTTACAG ATCGTATCGGCAATAGTAGCAGTCGTTCTCAGCTTCATTTTCAACATCAATCGTCAGCCCGATCAACGTAAGGCGGAGATTTTGAACAATGTTAGTTTGATGTTCAAAATTATAAGTATAACGCTCAACACCATAATCAGCATATTTTACTCCATTCAAATCGATCACTTCGAAAATCTTGTTCAACCCATGCAAGTATCATGA
- the LOC126374318 gene encoding uncharacterized protein LOC126374318, with the protein MYRLSDNFYHRKCYFEREQVPTQTVMKDKMCESLALVYFKSMTPKLKVLAGLEPPMKGGGSEWFMPPKDLLDGRAVLKPVKKLYLNNLGFNGINSIGEKLRMEYFMQMLEEKRQALLDNDNMWKAKIIASNKKQYEESSIEEAEKNTAKIMKAFKEFEALYRTSVTRLEDMVYNAAIEEIKRNRKETFKYMEAHYADLVDYQARSMYGAYDEKLRNEKAKIKAKFIEDVQSIRTNMANVVHDINYDKHLAIEKLRHLLECQSLACQVYVALKEKEECQKEIDIVKHDHHKKVKVLDDEIAMKNFEIRLEIEQQLKRQEFDRIWKKKICHIVKKFQIFVEYCLKTLPEHAEFFLNMEKLMMLQINAAAENPSAESIIETEPEYMGPTPRPHPWYLFCDKGYKPQLEQDLCPKHCTSSASQIPVVVLNKRCIYAACNNYDVFTDKVTQYIGGNRGDDIDVQDDHDYAIDVPVKVTKSLQVEDLKLESSLMQILQQELPNIKELPIECCVCKIPYCFCSPLHTSKMSLYHSRQHPDSQRPEVEVDMGNRLKTRKDELRLAREPKWESYMDFIAPKSCKCSKMAKKHLEEHLPLYMRKTSRFEPPELPNYEPCRLETMRRLVKKARGVRTPPPPPPKAESKTRDVGLQCSDHEFDIACTCFSDQEIIKLFESIVYGSKIYTKTTETRVVGSSVAGSFMGKSATSFATDRAYSLRYLLDDAPKLEEIFKKERCDY; encoded by the coding sequence atgTACCGATTAAGTGACAATTTTTATCATAGAAAATGTTACTTCGAGCGGGAGCAAGTGCCGACACAGACCGTTATGAAGGACAAGATGTGCGAGTCTCTTGCCCTCGTCTACTTCAAGTCCATGACGCCCAAGCTGAAAGTGCTGGCGGGCCTGGAGCCCCCGATGAAGGGCGGAGGCTCCGAGTGGTTCATGCCCCCGAAGGACTTGCTCGACGGCCGCGCAGTCCTCAAACCCGTGAAAAAACTGTACCTCAACAACCTCGGCTTTAACGGCATCAACTCCATCGGAGAAAAACTGAGAATGGAATACTTTATGCAGATGCTGGAAGAGAAACGACAGGCTTTACTCGACAATGACAACATGTGGAAAGCAAAAATCATTGCCagcaataaaaaacaatatgaaGAAAGTTCCATAGAAGaagctgaaaaaaatacagcaaAGATAATGAAAGCTTTCAAAGAATTTGAAGCTTTATACAGAACTTCTGTAACGAGATTAGAGGATATGGTCTATAATGCAGCCATTGAAGAGATAAAGCGAAATCGAAAAGAAACCTTCAAATATATGGAGGCACATTATGCTGATCTTGTAGACTATCAAGCTCGATCAATGTACGGTGCGTATGATGAAAAGCTTAGAAACGAAAAGGCAAAGATAAAGGCGAAATTCATTGAAGATGTACAAAGTATAAGAACAAATATGGCAAATGTAGTACATGATATAAACTATGACAAACATTTGGCCATAGAGAAATTACGGCACCTACTCGAATGCCAGAGCTTGGCATGTCAAGTTTATGTGGCTTTAAAAGAAAAAGAGGAATGCCAGAAAGAAATTGATATAGTCAAACATGACCACCATAAAAAGGTGAAGGTATTAGATGACGAAATAGCTATGAAAAATTTCGAAATTCGTTTGGAAATAGAGCAACAGTTGAAACGTCAAGAATTTGATCGGATttggaagaaaaaaatatgtcacaTCGTAAAAAAGTTCCAAATTTTCGTGGAATACTGCCTGAAAACATTACCAGAACATGCGGAGTTCTTTCTGAACATGGAGAAGCTAATGATGCTGCAGATAAACGCAGCGGCAGAAAATCCAAGTGCTGAGAGTATTATTGAAACTGAACCGGAGTATATGGGCCCAACACCAAGACCCCACCCCTGGTACCTTTTCTGCGATAAGGGTTATAAGCCACAACTTGAACAGGATCTATGCCCCAAACATTGTACTTCAAGCGCTTCGCAAATACCCGTTGTAGTCCtcaataaaagatgcatatacgCTGCTTGCAACAACTATGACGTTTTTACGGATAAAGTGACTCAATACATCGGTGGTAATCGTGGAGATGACATTGACGTCCAAGATGACCATGACTATGCCATCGATGTTCCTGTAAAAGTAACCAAGTCACTGCAAGTTGAAGATCTCAAGCTAGAGAGTTCGTTGATGCAAATTCTTCAACAAGAGCTACCGAATATCAAAGAACTTCCAATTGAATGTTGTGTTTGTAAGATACCTTACTGCTTTTGTAGCCCGCTACATACATCCAAGATGTCATTATATCATTCTCGGCAACACCCCGACTCACAACGTCCTGAAGTAGAGGTTGATATGGGAAACAGATTAAAAACCAGGAAGGACGAGCTACGTTTAGCACGCGAACCAAAATGGGAGAGTTACATggactttattgcaccaaagaGTTGCAAATGTTCAAAAATGGCAAAAAAACATTTGGAAGAACATTTACCGTTGTACATGAGAAAGACGTCGAGATTTGAGCCACCAGAATTGCCTAATTATGAACCGTGCAGACTGGAGACTATGAGAAGATTGGTGAAGAAAGCTAGAGGAGTACGGACGCCTCCACCACCACCGCCGAAAGCGGAATCGAAAACGAGAGACGTGGGCCTCCAGTGTTCAGATCACGAATTTGACATAGCGTGTACTTGTTTCTCAGATCAAGAAATTATAAAGCTTTTTGAGTCGATCGTATACGGTTCGAAGATTTATACAAAGACTACTGAGACACGTGTAGTGGGCAGTTCGGTTGCCGGTTCATTTATGGGTAAAAGCGCGACTTCTTTTGCTACCGATCGTGCGTATTCTCTGAGATACTTGCTGGACGACGCTCCTAAGTTAGAAGAGATATTCAAAAAGGAACGCTGCGACTACTAG
- the LOC126374447 gene encoding dihydropteridine reductase, whose translation MASGRIVVYGGRGALGAACVNHFKSANWWVANIDLNPNDKADVNITVPKDGTWVQQEEHVVNELGAALQGQKVNAVICVAGGWAGGNAAKELSKQAELMCRQSVWSSTIAATLAAKYLSPGGLLALTGAKAALEGTPGMIGYGMAKAAVHQLTKSLGAKDSGLPENSLAVAIMPITLDTEMNRKWMPKADFSTWTPLTFVAELFDKWIKGDNRPTNGSLVALVTKNNVTELIVQ comes from the coding sequence ATGGCTTCTGGAAGAATTGTTGTTTACGGCGGACGCGGCGCTTTGGGAGCGGCATGCGTCAACCACTTCAAATCGGCGAATTGGTGGGTCGCGAACATCGACCTTAACCCTAACGACAAGGCCGACGTCAATATCACAGTGCCGAAAGACGGAACCTGGGTACAGCAAGAGGAACATGTAGTGAACGAACTCGGTGCGGCGCTGCAAGGTCAGAAAGTGAATGCGGTGATATGCGTCGCCGGCGGCTGGGCCGGCGGAAACGCCGCTAAGGAGCTGAGTAAGCAAGCAGAACTTATGTGCAGGCAGTCAGTGTGGAGCTCAACCATTGCTGCCACTCTTGCCGCCAAATACCTCTCACCAGGAGGCTTACTAGCACTCACTGGTGCTAAAGCCGCTCTAGAAGGAACTCCGGGCATGATCGGCTATGGAATGGCGAAGGCTGCTGTCCACCAACTTACCAAGTCCCTCGGTGCCAAAGATTCTGGACTCCCCGAAAACTCATTAGCTGTTGCCATCATGCCTATCACCTTGGATACAGAAATGAACAGAAAATGGATGCCTAAAGCTGACTTCAGCACATGGACTCCGCTGACCTTCGTGGCTGAACTGTTTGACAAGTGGATCAAGGGAGACAACAGACCAACCAATGGCAGCTTGGTTGCTCTTGTTACCAAGAACAATGTCACTGAATTAATTGTCCAATAA
- the LOC126374366 gene encoding uncharacterized protein LOC126374366: MLPSMPILFTRDSQDAFGNKIEPSTSFFNQNPLEKPVINTEPFPSKVAVAEESTKLCEREIKEKSNDKKKDQGSDEKPKPNENALETALVRSYYTKVQSRFSSHPTVPTNKFAQFQGILKTFDPSKESPVDLYRKIEKLFGEEHKDIAEEFLLFLKPGQAAEVGRFMDHFMLVQMTSFIELLQTTFARKPTVLRKVLRALTTGINTGSCQEMKNRVLPHLRSNPRLSQMFKSLFPDERPPDSLYEKGVDMLNESCLTNDKGYDVWEFEEADSKRNLEVKQGTDTMYIHGRVFLQHGRLLRTARVTYPYSKEPYRVHARRLAPTPWDLSPPESDDERASPKRHKNTPKIPPKKPKKQLKSPTKNAKDVNDNTNKECVTNSPKTVKKQNIKTKICKDKKEDLKLEIQKKEKKERTDAKSISIIKKEDVKLKQAKVEASNIEINKPEVKGNWTRDEDKTMLQVLKGEAGSEQVFGRISELLPHRSVTEIKERFCHVMNLLQQMAVGEVT; the protein is encoded by the exons ATGCTGCCTTCTATGCCAATTTTGTTCACCAGGGACAGTCAGGATGCTTTCGGTAACAAGATTGAGCCAAGTACAAGCTTCTTCAACCAAAATCCGCTTGAAAAACCAGTAATTAACACAGAG CCGTTTCCTTCCAAGGTCGCAGTTGCAGAAGAGTCAACAAAACTCTGTGAGAGAGAGATAAAAGAGAAATCAAATGACAAGAAAAAGGACCAAGGTAGTGATGAAAAGCCTAAACCTAATGAGAATGCCCTAGAGACAG CTTTAGTCAGATCCTATTACACAAAAGTACAATCTAGGTTTTCCTCACATCCGACAGTGCCTACAAACAAATTTGCACAATTTCAAGGcattttgaaaacttttgaccCCTCTAAAGAGTCACCTGTAGATTTATATAGAAAGATTGAGAAATTATTTGGAGAAGAGCATAAGGATATTGCTGAAGAGTTTCTGCTGTTCTTGAAGCCTGGTCAGGCAGCTGAAGTCGGGAGGTTTATGGATCATTTCATGTTGGTTCAAATGACCAGTTTCATAGAATTACTTCAG ACGACATTCGCTCGGAAGCCTACAGTTCTAAGGAAAGTTTTAAGAGCACTGACGACGGGAATCAATACTGGCAGCTGTCAAGAGATGAAGAACCGAGTTTTACCGCATTTGCGTTCTAACCCGCGGCTCAGTCAGATGTTTAAGTCACTCTTCCCAGACGAAAGGCCACCAGATAG TTTATATGAGAAGGGAGTGGACATGTTGAACGAAAGTTGTTTGACGAATGACAAAGGATACGATGTGTGGGAGTTTGAGGAGGCTGACAGTAAGCGGAACTTGGAGGTCAAACAGGGCACAGATACTATG TATATTCACGGGCGAGTCTTCCTCCAGCACGGCAGGTTACTGCGAACTGCGCGTGTCACATACCCGTACAGCAAGGAGCCCTATCGGGTGCACGCTCGCCGACTAGCCCCCACCCCCTGGGACCTCTCACCCCCCGAGTCCGACGACGAGCGAGCCTCGCCCAAACGTCACAAAAATACCCCCAAAATCCCACCGAAAAAACCCAAAAAGCAACTCAAATCCCCAACCAAAAACGCAAAAGACGTAAACGACAATACGAATAAGGAATGCGTAACAAACAGCCCAAAAACAGTGAAAAAGCAAAATATCAAAACTAAGATTTGTAAGGATAAAAAGGAAGATTTAAAATTAGAGATAcagaaaaaggaaaagaaagagAGAACTGACGCTAAAAGTATTAGTATTATCAAGAAAGAAGATGTGAAGTTAAAACAGGCGAAAGTTGAAGCTTCCAATATAGAGATAAACAAGCCTGAAGTCAAAGGGAACTGGACGAGGGATGAAGATAAGACGATGTTGCAAGTGCTGAAAGGAGAGGCGGGCTCAGAACAAGTGTTTGGAAGGATCAGTGAGTTGCTCCCACACAGGTCGGTGACGGAAATCAAAGAGAGATTCTGTCACGTCATGAATCTTCTACAGCAAATGGCAGTAGGTGAAGTTACATAG